The segment GCACGCTCAGAAAAGGGCCTGTAGGTCGGGGAGCTGCCTCGCTGATGCTGGCAGGCTCTAAAACTCTAATTTCCAGTAGAGAGCTCGAATTTACCATGGCAACAAAGACTGTCTGCTGTTTCTCTTGTTTGGGGGCAAACGCCTGCCAAGACCCCAGGTGTGAACAGCATGGCTGGCCCAGCATGGGTCGGGGTTCACCCATCGCCCGAGCAAGTGCTGCAGGAGGCTGGCACCTGAGGGCTCTTGCCAAGGGCCCAGACTGGAGTCCGCTGCGTCAGGGGCATTTGTCAGCTCGCCCGAGGCCCCGGGCTCGCTCGGGCACTTCCTCCCgggggtgtgtgtgagggggtcCTGCCATGGCCACACCAGGATCCTCGCCAAGGAGCCAACAGCTTCACCCCCCGGGGCTTCTGCACCATCCGTGCCCACCGGAGCCCCGTGAAAAAGGCGAATCACCCTGTACTAGTTTCTGAGGCTGTGGTAACAGAGGACCATAGCCCATAAGGCTTCAACACCGGGAACTCATTGTCTCgaagtcctggaggctggaagcccaagaCCAGGTGTCAGCAGCTTGGCTGCGATCTTTGAGGCTCCTCGTGTTGTAGAAGCAGCAGCCTGATCCCCGCCTCTGTCTGCAGGTGACCTTCTCCCTGCATGTCTATGACCAAGTGTCCTCTGTCGATAAGGACAGTAGTCACGTTGGGTCAGCCCATCCTAATGACCCCGCCTTATATGAACTGGGGGATACAGCCCAGCCTGTAACATTCTGCTGTCTTGTTATGTCTAGAGTTCAGGGCCCCCCAGGGGCCTGCGGACCCCGCCCGGGAGGATGCTCTGTAGGGGTCACTACGGAACAGGCCAGGTGCTCTTCAACTTTAATTCTGCCCCTCACGTTAGCCTAGCAATTCCCACAACAAGCACTTTTGGGGGAGGGTTAATAGGAATCGTTTTTGTTTCTCCACATGGAGCTGTTCTCAGCACCGCCACCTGTGAAGCCGCCCTGCCGAGCACACCTTCCCCCGGTGACAGGCACGCGTTGTGCCTCTACTGTGATCCCGGCAGCTGACACGGGTGTGAAGACATCTTGCCTCCTGTGCTAATTTTGCGCAGTAACCTTTCAGTGAGTCAAGTATTTtgaaaaagtcagaaagaaatggaaaagaagaatctCCACCCAAAATGGCATTGGGCCCCACTGGCCTTTTGGCCTGGCCCGAGTCGGGGAGGagacggggcgggggggggggggtggaaccAGAGGCCCGCGGGCGGGAAGGTGGCCACAAAGACAGCCTGTCCACAGCACAGAGCCGGCCTTGTCGGTGGGGACATCCGTGGGCAGCACAGCTGGGCGGGCACTGGGCGAGACGGCCCGCTCTGCCTGTGGTCAAACCTCCGCAGCCCCCACCCTCCGCCCCAGGCTGTGCCATCAGACCCCACCTCTCCCCTGCGTGACCAGTGTGGGCTGGGGGCCTCCCAGGCTCTGCCCCTCCATGGGGCTCCTGGCAGGGACCCCGGCCCTTGTGCCTTGTCTGTGCCTGCTTCTGGGGCCGAGATCGCCAGGCCCCAGGGAGGGAAGTGCTCAGTTACCCCCTAACCTGGCAGCCCTGCAGAGTGACGCCCTGGGGTAGGAAGCACAGGGATTCCTCGCAGGGACCTCAATAGCTGAGTGACCTGGGCCCTGCACGTGTCTGTCCTTGGGGGACAGGGAGCCCTGCGACCTGAGCAGACCCCTGAGGCGGGGGTGCCTCAGAACCAGCAGCTCCTGGTCAGGAAAGGGGGGCCTGGGAGCTGGGGGAGTGGGCTCCCCTCAGGCTGCCCAAGAGGCAGGATGGGCCAGAGGGGGCCGTGGCGGGAGGTGGcctgtggggggaggagggaggctgggcaAGGAGGCAGGTGTAGGTTTTGAGGCTCCCAAGAGACAAATGACCCAGCCTAGAGGCAGGGTCCCCGAAGTCCAGACCATCCAGCTGATGACAGCGTCTGGCCAGGTGGGGACAGCGGGTGCGCTGGGGGCTGTCCCTGTGACCTCCAGGTCTAGTGTGGACACCCCTGGGCCAGCAGAGGCCGCCCCGGGAGCCGGGGGAGGGGGGCTAGGGTGCTCAGGCCTGCTCAGGGAGGGTCTCAGCCAAGCAGGGGGGCTGGCAGTCCTGGCCCAGTGGGGGCTGTGCTTtctgatgggtgggtggatgccCAGTTCTCCCCTCTTCCTCTTGAGCTTCTTGTCTGTGGAATCCTGCCCAGGCATGGGAGCAAGGACACTCCTCTCAAGGCCTGGAGCTGGAGGGAGCACCTTCCTTTCCCAGAAGAGGGCTCCGTGGTGGTCAAGTCTTGATATTGCCCAGAAGGCACCAGACACCCCCAGCTGCCCTTGACCCGGCCGGGCTGAGCCCGACAGACATGGCCCAGCATGGCCCGACAGCACTGTGAGTCATCAGGGCTTCTGAAGCCCAGCCCAGCAGGGGCCAGCCCCCTACTACCACCATCTCCCACCCTGAAAGCCATAACCAGCCTCTGTGTCCAAGCGTCCTGTGGTCGCCCACCAGGCAGAGACCCTGGAATCCCGGGGGGTCCTCCCCCGCTCTAGGGGTGCAGGGGCAGGTAGCAGGTGCACGCCCCCTCCTGGCCTGCCGGTTCGCAATGTGCACAATGGCCAGCAGAGGGCACCACAGGCCGTCGCCGAGGGTGGGCCTGGTGTGGTCTCGCCGCCGGCCAGGCGCCCCTTGCACGCCCCTGACCCCTGCCTTCAGGGCCCCCAGTCCCTGCATCGGCCCCACCCTCGCCGGCTGCCTGCCCCGCCCCGCAGGCCCCACGCCCTCTCTGGGGCCCCTCCCGTGGCTTGGGGCTAACCCTCCGAGTCTAGTTTCTAGTTTCGATCTTGACCCCGTGACTCACGCCCCCTCCCTGTTGGAGGTTTGGCAGAcctgctccccctcctcccatccgGCCTTCCGGACCTCGGGGCTGGGAGAGCCACGGCCCTGCAGTGGGCGCACAGCCACAGCTCTCAGGAGTGTCCTCTGGGCCCTCTCGCCCGGGTGTCGAGGGGTGAGCAGCCTCAAGGGAACGTCCCCAGCCCGGCCTGGCCACTGCCTGCCTCTGCCCAGCAATTCTTCCAAACGTGCAATCCCAGGGGGGCTCCAGAACCCACAGTGACCCCAGCGCATCTCCAAGACACAGACACGGGGCTGCTGGGAGACTGAAGTGGTTTAATGGCGTGGATCCCGAGCCTTGGTCACCTCTCCTCCTCGGGGTGTGACCGCAGAATCCAGGGCTCTGAGACTCACCTCCCACTGCACAGCAGGCCAGGCGGAGCAGGCCTAAGACCGGGTCAGAGGAAGCTCTGAGCGCCTGAGCTACGCGGAGGGCTGGGGACAggcgtggggggggggggggggcggcccGCTGGGGACAGGTGTGGGGCGTTGAGGGGTTCCCAGGGCCAGTCCTCTGGTGAATGGGGTTCAGTCCGTCCTCAATCCTCCAGGCGGTGAAGGAGTGCCCCAGGCACACCCCACTCCTGGGGGGAGCCCCCCAGGCCACCCCAGGACAGCAGAGCACTGGGTGGGTGCTGACGCAGTCTAGGCCCTCAAGGGGCACCAGCCTGGCCAGCTCAGAGCCAAGGGCAGCGGGGTGGCTGAGGTCTGCTGCCCTCGGCCCGCAGCCGGcctttggggggggtggggtgcgggggcgaGGCCTGAGGAAAGGTCCCTGACGGCTCTGAGGGTTCCTGCGGCCTCGGGAGCAGAGGGTACAGGCGGCACTCCGGGATCAGGGGGCAGGCGGAGGAGGAGCTGGCACCGCCTCGCGGCAAGTTTGGCTGCGGTGAGTGTGGGGGCGGCCCGGGGGGCGTGCGCGGGGGCAGCGCCGAGCCGAGGTCAGGCCCCAGGGGCCCCAGCCAGCGTGACTGTCCATCCGAGTCCTGGGTCCGAAACACGTCCGCGAACAAAAATAACACTCCAGCCGCGGGGCGCGTCCCCAGCCGCAGGCCTAACTGTCCTCCTCTGCGCGCCTCTGGGTCTTGGAATGGAACTTGCTCATGAGCTCCTCCAGCTCCGACCCACCCTGCTGCTTCTGGGGGAGAGGGGACGTCGGTCAGGGTCCCGCCAGCCGCCGTCCCGGCACCGCGGGGCGGACGGGCTCACCTCCAGGAAGGCCTTCTGCACGGTGAGCTGGCTGTACACACGGGCGCCCTCCTCCCCGCACACCTTCCGCAGCTCGTCCTTGTTGAGAGAGAAGAGCTGTGGGCCGGTCAGGACGCCCAGGTGCTCCACGACCCTGCGGGGCGAGCGCCAGCGTGAGCGCGGCCCGACCCCGCGCGCCGCGCGCCGCAGGCCTGGGCCTCCCTCCCGGCGCGGACCTCGCCCCACCGCTCACCCCACCCCCGCTCACCGCGCGCTGAAGGCCTTGGCCTCCAGCCAGGCGCGGACCTCGCGGGGCCCGGACGCGTGGGTGAGCGGCGGGGGCGCCGGCTGGCTGCGCTCCGCCCGGAAGGGCCGCGCCGGCTGCGCCCGGATGTTGCTGATCTTCTTCACCAGCTCGTCGTTGACCTCATCCATGTGCTGCATCAGCTCTGCGGGTGTCAGGGGCTCAGACCCGCGCAGCCGGGACGagggctcccctcccccgccgcctCCCGACGGGGTGAGGGCCGCTGGGGTCCAGGGGCCCCATCCCTCACCGTCTTTGTTTCCGGCGAAGCTGGGGGGCAGCTTGTGGGTTGGGCTGGCAGGACCCCAGTATTTCACTCCCTGCAGGGGGAGGGGGGGCAGAGCACGGGGTGGGGACGCCGTTAGGTCAGCTCGGcatccctccccagccctctccccccactccccgttcctccccccacccccaggacctgCTCGGAACCCCCACCTTCCCAGCCTTGGCCCAGACCCAGGAGCTTTCATCAGTCCCCGCAGGGAGGGTCCGAGCTGGGTCTTTCGCGACCTCGCCCCGCCCCTGCCGACCTGTAGTGGGACGGGGCAGACCTCCCCTCACCTGCTCCTGGGGGACGTCCTCCAGCCGGGTCTCTGCCAGGATGTTGCCCGGCACGTAGCCTGCCTGGCCGCTGCGATTCCGAAGCTTCCACCACTGGTGACCGTCCTCCAGCACCTGCAGCCCCGCATCCCGCCATCGCATCCCGCCATCGCCCTGGTCCAcagctccccgcccccgcccaagCAACGGGGACCAGTGTGGGCTTCGGGGACCACCAGGGGGAGCCCCTCTTTACCAACGGGCCAGAGAGGGTTCTGCAGTCCCCTCTGAGCCGGCCCACGCCCAGTCCCATGATGATGACCACATCCTGGCCCCTGGCCTCCCAGCCTGTTCCCAGTCCCCCCTGGGGTGTCCTGAGCCTCTAGCCTGACTGTGGATATAGATCACTCCCGCCCGCGAGCCGCTCCACTTTTTAGTGGGTGGCCTGGATTCAGGACTGGCACGAAATATGGGAAGTGCCTTGAGGGGGCTTCCAGGTAGATGTGAATGACAAGGCTCTGCTGGGTTGGGGGGTTCCTCACCCAGCACAGGGAGAGTCCTCCTTTTTCCTGAGTCCTGCCCAGCTCAGGGGCCCTTGACACCCCTCTGAGATCCCCAAGGGGGATCAGCCAGGCTGCGCTGGGGGTGCCAGGCTGAGGACCCAGAGTGGAGCCCCAGGGCCAGGCAGACGCCTTTTTTGCGACACCCCCccgtagcccccactcacctccAGGACCTCGTCCCTGAGTACTGACAGCTCGTTGGCGTTGCGGGCCGTGAAGTCATAGAGGACCTTGACGTACTTGGCCATGGCTGGCACAGACTCGTAGCCTCTGTGTGGGACAGGAGGGACTGAGGCCCTGCACTGGGCTGGGGTCTCTCCTCGGCCTGGGGCCGGGCCGGGCACAGCTTCCCAGGTGCGTGGCTGCCTCCTGTCTGCGGCGCAGAGGCTGCGGCTGTCAGCTGGGCTGGAAACTGTGACAGCCCCGTTGCGTCTGGGGCCCCCTGCGTGGGGGGGGGGGCAGCAGAGGCGGGTGGCACGCAGGGGCCTGTGGGCACAGCAAGGCCCgccccagcccaggccccctCAGGAGTCTCCAGGTCCAGCCCCCAGGGGACACAGTGTCAGCTGACCATCGGGGGCTGGGCAGAAGCTTTCAGAGCCACAGCCCCTCTGGCGCTGCAGACAGCGCACGGACATGCACCACACGGGGTGTCCCAgccccgggaaggagcaggcctGCGCCTGTCACCGGTGCTGGGCCATCCCTCCTGGACAGCCTGCTGCTAGGGCACAAGGGCACCGCTCACACGGTGTGGGCTCAGGACCTGGGCACGCGGGGGGTGGGGCTGCGGTGGCTCCTGGGGCCCTGGCTGGGGGTGTGTCAGGATGGGCTCGGGTGGACCAGCCAGAGGCTGGAGATCAAAGGATGAAAATGTTTCTTAAAGATGACCCTAGGCCAGGGACCAGGGGCATCAGGCTGCTGATGTGGGGTGGAAGGAGGGGCACACTTGTCTAAACATGGATTCCAGCTCCTCCCTTCCTGAGACTGAATCCTGGGGTCTGGGAGGTAAGGTGCTCCCCACACAAGTCCAGACCAGGACTGAgaacagaggaggagaggaggggaggaaggacgGGGACTCCCCGAGGCCCTGGGGCTGGGAGATGTGGTCCATGGAAACGCGTATGGAGCGGGGAGGAAGGCTGTCCCCGTGGGGACCCTAAGCCTCCTCCTCGGGCTCTGAGGCTGGGTCTAAATCAGCCCCGACTGGGTGACTGGGATCGGCGAGACCACTTAAGTCCAGCGGTTTAGTACGCTTCTACAAGTTTCTAAAGCATAAACGTGGAGACACGGGAAAAGGTGACATATCAGGTAGTGGATTTACACGTGCTTTCCACGTTTTCTCAACTGCACACAACAGAGGTGAAAGGAAACGCTGCTCCAGTGCGGAAAAGGCTGGCGGTCGGAACACGCCTCTGGCCGCCATCTGGCGGCAGTGAAGCCACCGCAGTCGTCCAgtctgtgaactgcagcacgccgggcttccctgcccttcactatcccccaggctgctcagactcatgtccactgaaccgGCGATGCAGCCCACAGCAGAGCCTCGGTGACTGGAGGGGTGAGCGGCGCCCCCCCCTCACCCTGAGGGGAGCTTACCTGTGAGTGTGCTGGGAGCTGACCTGGGGGAGGACGTCTCCTGGGGGCGTGGGCTCCGGTACCAGGCCGTGCTTCGGGGAGTTTCTAAAGGACGGTCGGCTCACCGGAGCCGGCTGTGGGGAAGCAGGCGCCTAGGTTTGGTGTGCAGCAGCGGCTGAGCCAGGAGGGCGGGCAGTGAGCGGAGGGCGGAGGTGGGGTCGGAAGGGGCTGCAGGAGCTCTGACCTCGTCGCCGGGAGCTGCCAGCCCCTCCACCTCCCAGGGGGCCTCCTGCAGCACGTCCAGGGGTGGCTCCCAGCCACTGTGGAACCTGGGCACGTATGGGGGCGCCTGCGGCTCCCGTGGCCACTCAGAGCTGGGGCGGAAGGGCCTGGGGTGAGCTGCGCCCGCTGACCGAGCCAACCCCGCTCAGGACCCCATCCTGGTGTGCCCCGTGCAGCTGCCCTACCGGGGGCGTGTCCAGGTCTCCCCCAGGGATTCCCACAGTGCCATCTCCTTGGGGACCAGGTGGCCACGCAGGAAGCCCACAGCGTCGCGGGACAGCAGGGGCCTGGACACAGAGCGAGCGATGTTCGGGCCACCGCAAGTGCTGACGATCTGGGGGGCACAGCATGGGTCAGAGGGGGCTGCTGGCCGATTCCCCCCTCCCCAACACCTCCCCCACTCCCCTACCCTCATCTCCCAACCCCTTTATCCCCCGCAGCGCTACAGGCTGGCCCACTGTGTCTGCAGCTCTGAGCGTGGATGCCAGCCCCAGCCAACTGCCCAACGTGGGCACCTGCTTCTCCCAGTCACCGGCAAACCCCCAGGTCCCCGcatcccccagccccaggcaccaGGTCCAGAGGTCCGAAGAGGAAGTGCACCAGCTCAGCCGCGCTGGGATTCTCGATGTGCTTCTGCAGCttggcctgggggaggggagcgggcacacgggtgggggaggggagcagacgCGCGGGTCGGGGGGAGGGGAGCGGACACACGGGTGGGGCGGAGGGGCGCGGGCACACGGGTGGTGAGGGGAGCGGGCACACGGATGTGGGGGGAGGTGGCACCGCGCGCAAGCGGGGCCCCATCCCCCACGTCAGCTCGGCGGGACGGGGCGGTCCTTGCCCTCACCAGCAGGTTGAAGGCCAGTTTAGTCTTCTGGAAACAGTCCACAAACTCAGCCTCCGAGGGGGGCCGCGCCCGTAGCGTGAGGACGCCCTCTGGACGGGGGCCGGACGTTAGCCTGGCTGGCCCGCTGTCGCCGTGCCCGGTGGGTCTGGCCTCAGCCTGAGGCTGCCCGCCAGCTCGGCCGCACCTTCCCCGCTCAGGGGTCACTctgccccccgcccgcccccgcgcccgccccggccccgcaCCTGCCGGCcccttcttccccttcttctttcccttcttgcGCTGGTTCAGCTGCTTGAAGGCCTCCGCCGCCTTCTGCAGCCGCGCCACGAACCACTCAATGTCGTCCAGGGCGCAGTTGAGGATTTGCTGGGGTCAGATTAGGGCAGGGGTCAACCTCAGGCGGCCCGACCCGCCGCAGACACCCCCACCTGCTGCCTCTTGGCCCCCGGGCCGGGGGAGGGTGTGGTTGGGGGGCTGGTCGAGGGGCCCGGAGTGCCTGGGGCGCCCCGCGCGAGACCCACCGTCTCCTTCTCAATCCTCTGCGCCAGCGCGGCCCGCGGCTCCTCCTCCAGCGACTCGCGGCGGCGGAGGCCTGCAGGGGGCAGAGCTGCGGCTGACCGGCCCGCCGCCCGCCTCTGCtgccgcccccagccccgccccgcgGGGCCCACCTAGCTCTCCCAGCGGCGTCAGCAGGCCCACTCGGTTCTTGGTGGAAGGGGAGTCCCCGCCGAAGCGCTGGAAGGGGATGGGGGCCGGGCCCGGGGCCGCGGGCAGGATCGACCGCCGCTGCCGGATCTTCTCCATGTGGCCCCTGAGGCGGACGAGGGGCGGCTCAGCCCGGTGCAGCCCCGCCCAGGCCCGCCGCCCCAGTCCCCCGAGCCCCTACTTGAGGGTCTGCGGCCGCATCTTCTTGCCCAGGCGGCAGTCAGCCAGCGCGCTCTCGATGTCCTCCTGCACGAGCTCCGcctgcggggtgggggcggggggcgtgaGGCCGGCTCTGAGGCGGGACGCGGGCCCCTTCCCCGCGAGCCCACGGCCGCCCGCCTACCTCCACCTCGTCGCAGTGGAAGAAGTGGACGTCGGGCTTGCTCTGGTCCGCGTCCTGGCACACGAGCAGCAGCACGGACGGGAAGCGCAGCTGGTTGAGCACCGTCTGGCTGTGCCGCACGCTGGGCAGAGGGAAGTTCTCCAGCTCCTCCTGGGGGACAGGAGGCCGGGACCGGCTCACGGGGGTGGGCCCAGGGAGGGGGCGCCACGGACACGGCCCAGAAGGGACCGGCGCAAAGCCGCGGCCGGCACCGGCCAGGTCCACACCGCTCGCCCGCCTCGGTCCAGCCCCGGAGGGCTCTGGCGAGGGGGGCGTGGCCCTGTGGGCGTGGCTCCCCTGACTCCAGCCCGGCCGGGtcctcctgccctctgccctccgcCTTCAGGTCCCACAGACAGGCCCAGCGCGCCTGGGTCGCTGCCGCCACCCGCCTGGAAGGACCAGCCCGCGCCCTCCTCCCGCCGAGGTACCTGCGACTCCATATCCAGCAGTCGCAGCGACTGGTCGTTGACCTGCAGCAGCATCTCCTGTGTCCAGATCTTCTCCTTGGAGCTCAGCTGCACCAGCTTCCGGATGGCGTCTTCCACAGACGTGATGGCCTCACTCTTGTCCATGATGAACGTAGCCAGGTGCTGGGCGGGTGGGCAGGGTGTCACCCTGGGTGCAGCCCTCCTGGTGTCAAGGGCCAAGGGGCTGTGCCTTGGGGTCTGAGGGGGCCACGCCAACCCTGGGGGTCTGAGGGGGAACAGCCCTGACCTGGGGGTCTGAAGAGACAAAGCCCCACCTTggggctgtctgtggaggccacAGACGGGCTCCGGTGAACCCCTTAGCAGCCCTGCATACATCCCCCCCCGCCTCGTCCGCCCTGGCTCGGGGATGCAGGCCCCCTGGTCCCCTGCAGCCGGGCGGGGCCTCCACCCCTGCTGTCTCTGCCCACCTGGCTGCTCCCAACTCACTCTTCCTTCCAGACGCTCCTGGGGCGCTTTCCTCCTTGACTGCCCAGCCACAGCCTCCCTGTCACCACCTCCCTGACCTGCCCTTTTGTTTATCGTCCTCAGATTTATGTGGGGTACCACGCGCTTCTCTGCCGCCTGCCTACTGTCTCCCGTGACAGGGCCGGGCCCACGGCAGGCCCCGGTGAGCGTGTAGGGAGGGAGTGAGCAGCCCACAGGGGCCCCCGGCtggccagccctgcccaccccctcctctctctGGAAGCCTGGCTCAGGTGCCTTGTCCTCCCAGGAGCCCCCGAGTGTCTGTGCCAACCTTTGCTGAATTCAGGAAATGGTGCTAAGACAGCTGGGTGAACACTGACATAAACTCTTAGGCAGGCAAGGCTTAGCCACAGAACTGGATGCGTGAAGGGTGACTTCACATAACCTCAGAAAGGCTTCTCCCCTGGGGGACTTTGctaagccaggaagaaaacccAGATACTCAGAAgatcaggacttccctgtggctaagGCTGCGCTGCcgctgcaggggccacaggttcgatccctgcttggggagctaGGATTCCACGTGCCACGCAGCATggccacaagggaaaaaaaaaaggaaataaaaagacaaaacccaTAAATTTGACCTAAAAAAACATTATGCTTGTGAAAAAAATACCACATACAAAGTTCTAAAAAAgtgagaaaacacaaaataatagcTGTAATAGATTTGATGcagactaatttttttaaaatagaaaaagattgaTCTGTCTTACAATGATAGTTCTTACTTTGTTAAGAGCTCTGTTTTGTTTAATAATTAAGGACACCaacagtaaatgaataaataatgaaagcATACGTAAATAAGTATAAAAGATTAACGGCCCGATTGAAAAATTGACACAAGGCATGGACAGGGAGTCTACAGGGAAATAGACATGGAGGAACCCTTTGGTTAGAAAATTATATGCCGGGGACCCCCCTGGCAggccactggttaggactctgagctctgACTGCCGAGGAtccagtccctggtctgggaacttagatcccacaagctacatggtgcagccaaaaaacaaaagaagaaaattttatgcAGACTCGTTCAATACCAGAATTGCAGATTGAAGCCTCATGAGACTATTCCTTTAAGAATGAGTTTCCCCCATTCGGTTGCTCTTGTGGGCGACGCTGGCCAGTtaagatgtggagaaagggggcCTCGCCTGGCAGCTCCGGGAGGAGTTGGTGACACCGGGCCGGGCCAGGGGCTTCCCTCTCATGTCTCCACCCAGGCAGCCTGCACATGTGCAGCTGCGAGGCCGCTCCCCGCACAACTCAGAGGCTGGGCTACAGGGCCACGGGCAGCTTGGAGAGGGAGCAGAAACACGCAGAGACTGTCAGGCAGCCAGTCTGTCTGCTAAGCATACCAAGCATACCGCCCGTGCGTTCCGATCCCCTGAAGACACAGCCTGTGTCCTCTGACACAGTAGGGTTAAATCAGCAATCAATACCAGACTGACCTGTGAAACCTGCTAACCAGAAATTGAgcaacatctttctaaattactcTGGGTCCACATCTGTGGAAACTGAACAACACACTTCCAGACAGCAAGTGAGTGAAAGGGAATCAAtcaccaggaaaataaaatacccGGTGACCAAGGAGAAC is part of the Bos javanicus breed banteng chromosome 29, ARS-OSU_banteng_1.0, whole genome shotgun sequence genome and harbors:
- the EPS8L2 gene encoding epidermal growth factor receptor kinase substrate 8-like protein 2 isoform X1 produces the protein MSQSGGSLGRPDGVPKMSAKDLFEQRKKYSNSNVIMHETSQYHVQHLATFIMDKSEAITSVEDAIRKLVQLSSKEKIWTQEMLLQVNDQSLRLLDMESQEELENFPLPSVRHSQTVLNQLRFPSVLLLVCQDADQSKPDVHFFHCDEVEAELVQEDIESALADCRLGKKMRPQTLKGHMEKIRQRRSILPAAPGPAPIPFQRFGGDSPSTKNRVGLLTPLGELGLRRRESLEEEPRAALAQRIEKETQILNCALDDIEWFVARLQKAAEAFKQLNQRKKGKKKGKKGPAEGVLTLRARPPSEAEFVDCFQKTKLAFNLLAKLQKHIENPSAAELVHFLFGPLDLIVSTCGGPNIARSVSRPLLSRDAVGFLRGHLVPKEMALWESLGETWTRPRSEWPREPQAPPYVPRFHSGWEPPLDVLQEAPWEVEGLAAPGDEPAPVSRPSFRNSPKHGLVPEPTPPGDVLPQVSSQHTHRGYESVPAMAKYVKVLYDFTARNANELSVLRDEVLEVLEDGHQWWKLRNRSGQAGYVPGNILAETRLEDVPQEQGVKYWGPASPTHKLPPSFAGNKDELMQHMDEVNDELVKKISNIRAQPARPFRAERSQPAPPPLTHASGPREVRAWLEAKAFSARVVEHLGVLTGPQLFSLNKDELRKVCGEEGARVYSQLTVQKAFLEKQQGGSELEELMSKFHSKTQRRAEEDS
- the EPS8L2 gene encoding epidermal growth factor receptor kinase substrate 8-like protein 2 isoform X2 — encoded protein: MSQSGSVSCCPGAANGSLGRPDGVPKMSAKDLFEQRKKYSNSNVIMHETSQYHVQHLATFIMDKSEAITSVEDAIRKLVQLSSKEKIWTQEMLLQVNDQSLRLLDMESQEELENFPLPSVRHSQTVLNQLRFPSVLLLVCQDADQSKPDVHFFHCDEVEAELVQEDIESALADCRLGKKMRPQTLKGHMEKIRQRRSILPAAPGPAPIPFQRFGGDSPSTKNRVGLLTPLGELGLRRRESLEEEPRAALAQRIEKETQILNCALDDIEWFVARLQKAAEAFKQLNQRKKGKKKGKKGPAEGVLTLRARPPSEAEFVDCFQKTKLAFNLLAKLQKHIENPSAAELVHFLFGPLDLIVSTCGGPNIARSVSRPLLSRDAVGFLRGHLVPKEMALWESLGETWTRPRSEWPREPQAPPYVPRFHSGWEPPLDVLQEAPWEVEGLAAPGDEPAPVSRPSFRNSPKHGLVPEPTPPGDVLPQVSSQHTHRGYESVPAMAKYVKVLYDFTARNANELSVLRDEVLEVLEDGHQWWKLRNRSGQAGYVPGNILAETRLEDVPQEQGVKYWGPASPTHKLPPSFAGNKDELMQHMDEVNDELVKKISNIRAQPARPFRAERSQPAPPPLTHASGPREVRAWLEAKAFSARVVEHLGVLTGPQLFSLNKDELRKVCGEEGARVYSQLTVQKAFLEKQQGGSELEELMSKFHSKTQRRAEEDS